A DNA window from Solanum lycopersicum chromosome 3, SLM_r2.1 contains the following coding sequences:
- the LOC138347719 gene encoding uncharacterized protein, translating into MREQSARAKQGKQQHRNKEGDEQRKHGDTKDSGNTPKSKNKPSKRKRDARKRRQNRQQEKSSEQGEEGKEESCNKFVMIDDNQGLDIPPLQIQYMTPHNPNKTENKQQEKKDLEHVVDDYAVINSEDEIGGDSQSLEEDEDNDETSEALIRAFSPYKDHSLEDETKQVTKTQSLSPRSFQQNRFHFTKQDANTVTAGRSNTRLFSSKSSQ; encoded by the coding sequence ATGAGGGAGCAATCTGCCAGGGCAAAACAGGGGAAACAGCAACACAGGAATAAGGAAGGTGATGAACAAAGGAAACATGGTGACACTAAGGATAGTGGAAATACTCCAAAGAGCAAAAATAAGCCTAGTAAACGAAAAAGGGATGCTAGAAAAAGGAGACAAAATAGGCAACAAGAAAAGAGTAGTGAGCAAGGGGAAGAAGGTAAAGAAGAATCTTGTAATAAATTTGTTATGATTGATGATAACCAAGGTCTGGATATTCCCCCCTTACAAATCCAATACATGACTCCCCACAATCCAAATAAGACTGAGAATAAGCAACAAGAGAAAAAAGACCTTGAACATGTAGTGGATGATTATGCAGTAATTAATTCTGAGGATGAAATTGGAGGTGACAGCCAATCCCTTGAAGAGGATGAGGATAATGATGAGACTAGTGAGGCTCTTATTAGAGCCTTTAGTCCTTATAAAGATCACTCTCTAGAGGATGAGACAAAACAAGTTACCAAAACTCAAAGCCTTTCTCCAAGAAGCTTCCAACAAAATAGATTCCACTTCACTAAACAAGATGCCAACACTGTCACTGCAGGCAGATCTAACACCAGATTATTCTCTTCTAAATCTTCTCAATGA
- the LOC138347720 gene encoding uncharacterized protein: MNAAKNSKEKGNGKNLEQEKTAREETTKPPNQPNKNLKEGMKNREEQNQSKEQGIDSQHKQDRHKQEEQSQQEEHQGEQWQTQKKRNQKNQENVTSKYVWRPVTAPLQHTNNNQQQEQGITGNNIIPIQNNFSYPEMQEKQETQQTEQQGFRKKANQEDYNTDEQCTDQPADNKQNKLQTSNMQNAEDNKCKNPGIDLSLPSPRTPNDFNVIAGHTDEVYGGMDGGCKDKTTNLQDGVTKGGNLPHVMHEGLDYDHRCDLRASRCDENDENVMKQQYQ; this comes from the coding sequence atgaatgCAGCAAAAAACAGCAAAGAGAAAGGCAATGGAAAAAATCTGGAACAAGAAAAAACTGCAAGAGAAGAGACAACAAAACCTCCCAATCAGCCAAATAAAAATCTGAAAGAAGGGATGAAGAATAGGGAGGAACAGAACCAATCAAAGGAACAAGGGATAGACTCACAACACAAACAGGATAGGCACAAACAAGAGGAGCAAAGTCAACAAGAGGAACACCAAGGAGAGCAGTGGCAAACACAGAAGAAAAGAAATCAGAAGAATCAGGAAAATGTCACCTCCAAATATGTGTGGAGACCTGTTACAGCACCTCTGCAGCATACCAACAATAATCAACAACAAGAACAGGGCATTACTGGTAATAATATAATTcctattcaaaataatttttcatatccTGAAATGCAGGAAAAACAGGAGACACAGCAAACAGAACAGCAGGGATTTAGGAAGAAAGCAAATCAGGAAGATTACAACACTGATGAACAATGTACTGATCAACCTGCTGATAACAAGCAAAACAAATTGCAGACCTCGAATATGCAGAATGCTGAGGACAATAAATGCAAGAACCCAGGTATTGACTTATCTCTCCCAAGCCCCAGAACCCCCaatgattttaatgttattgcTGGTCACACTGATGAAGTTTATGGAGGAATGGATGGGGGGTGTAAGGATAAAACCACTAACTTGCAGGATGGGGTCACCAAAGGGGGGAATTTGCCTCATGTTATGCATGAGGGGTTGGATTATGACCATAGGTGTGACCTTAGAGCCTCTAGGtgtgatgaaaatgatgaaaatgttATGAAACAGCAGTATCAATAG
- the LOC104645337 gene encoding uncharacterized protein, whose product MGYIGQHYTWCNHRNDGATIWKRFDRGMTNDKWLEKMPYTNITHLPSVGSDHCPLLMEMRDKDDHIIKYFKCLNCWIENESFLSTVEQCWKKDITGNPMWILHSKLKRLTTTLREWSKQEYGDVFEKVKHYEEVVKKAEEDLIMDNSNENRGKLKNANAHYIRYLKLEYNILQQKTQLHWLKEGDANSKYFHAVIRGKRKRMSIHKIMKDNGNWIEGEEYIAREACEYYEKIFTGKK is encoded by the coding sequence ATGGGATATATTGGTCAACATTATACCTGGTGTAATCACAGGAATGATGGGGCTACTATTTGGAAAAGGTTTGATAGAGGTATGACTAATGACAAATGGTTAGAAAAGATGCCTTATACTAATATAACTCATCTTCCATCAGTAGGATCAGATCACTGTCCTTTACTGATGGAAATGAGGGATAAGGATGATCATATTATCAAGTACTTTAAATGTCTCAATTGTTGGATTGAGAATGAGTCTTTCTTATCTACTGTGGAACAATGTTGGAAAAAGGATATTACTGGAAATCCTATGTGGATTTTACATTCAAAATTGAAAAGGTTAACTACAACCTTAAGAGAGTGGTCAAAACAGGAATATGGAGatgtttttgaaaaagtaaAGCATTATGAGGAGGTTGTGAAAAAAGCTGAGGAAGATTTGATTATGGACAATAGTAATGAGAATAGGGGGAAGTTGAAGAATGCTAATGCTCATTATATTAGATATTTGAAACTTGAATACAATATTCTTCAACAAAAAACTCAATTGCATTGGTTAAAAGAAGGAGATGCAAATTCTAAGTACTTTCATGCTGTGATtagaggaaaaagaaaaagaatgtctATTCACAAAATTATGAAGGATAATGGGAATTGGATTGAAGGTGAAGAGTATATTGCCAGAGAAGCTTGTGAAtattatgagaaaatatttacTGGCAAGAAATGA